Proteins encoded in a region of the Nocardia asteroides genome:
- a CDS encoding Ni/Fe hydrogenase subunit alpha — protein sequence MSHRRQLKVGSLARVEGEGALRIVVADGHVETAELNIYEPPRFFEAFLRGRAYTEPPDITSRICGICPVAYQTSACNALEQLCGVELERPLAELRRLLYCGEWISSHSLHIHMLHLPDFLGYPNAIALAADHRELVEQGLAMKKAGNALLELLGGRAIHPVNIRLGGFYSVPEPTDFAPVIESLSRARDCAVNTARFAAGFDFPELELEYELLAATEPYRYAVDTGAVHTSTGLRFSAAEFPDHVREYQVPHSTALHAMLDGERYLTGPLARYTLNYHQLSPSARQVAAEIGLGTECRNPFRSILVRVVEVLYAIEEALSLIAGYERPSRAAIPLTPRAGTGHGVSEAPRGLLYHRYEVDDNGIVRSATIIPPTSQNQAVMEDDLRRVVSENLELDDAALAALCERAIRNYDPCISCSAHFLDVDVVRR from the coding sequence ATGAGTCACCGTAGGCAGTTGAAAGTCGGCTCGCTGGCTCGCGTCGAAGGCGAGGGCGCGCTGCGTATCGTCGTCGCGGATGGGCACGTCGAAACCGCGGAACTGAATATTTACGAGCCGCCGCGATTCTTCGAGGCATTCCTGCGTGGCCGCGCCTACACCGAACCGCCCGATATCACCTCTCGAATCTGCGGGATCTGCCCGGTGGCCTACCAAACCAGCGCATGCAACGCCCTCGAACAACTCTGCGGTGTGGAGTTGGAACGGCCACTGGCCGAACTGCGCAGGCTGTTGTATTGCGGGGAATGGATTTCCAGTCACTCCCTGCATATCCACATGCTGCACCTTCCGGACTTCCTCGGCTACCCGAACGCTATCGCGCTCGCCGCCGACCACCGCGAACTTGTCGAACAAGGGTTGGCGATGAAGAAGGCGGGCAACGCGCTACTCGAACTCCTCGGCGGCCGAGCCATCCATCCGGTCAATATCCGTCTCGGCGGCTTCTACTCCGTTCCCGAACCCACCGATTTCGCCCCTGTGATCGAATCGCTCAGCCGCGCACGGGATTGCGCGGTGAACACCGCACGCTTTGCGGCTGGATTCGACTTTCCCGAGCTGGAACTCGAGTACGAACTTCTCGCCGCGACCGAACCGTACCGATACGCCGTCGACACAGGTGCTGTGCACACCAGCACCGGGCTGCGGTTCTCTGCAGCCGAATTTCCCGATCACGTGCGCGAATACCAGGTACCGCACTCCACGGCCTTGCACGCGATGCTCGACGGCGAACGCTACTTGACCGGGCCGCTGGCCCGATACACGCTGAACTATCACCAGCTGTCACCGAGTGCCCGACAAGTCGCGGCCGAGATCGGGCTCGGCACCGAATGTCGTAACCCGTTCCGCAGCATCCTGGTCCGCGTGGTCGAAGTTCTCTATGCCATCGAGGAGGCGCTGAGTCTCATCGCCGGCTACGAACGGCCCTCCCGTGCCGCGATACCCCTAACGCCCCGCGCGGGGACCGGCCACGGTGTGAGCGAAGCGCCCCGCGGACTGCTCTACCACCGCTACGAGGTCGATGATAACGGCATAGTCCGCTCGGCCACGATCATTCCGCCGACTTCCCAGAACCAAGCCGTTATGGAGGACGACCTGCGGCGCGTGGTCTCGGAGAATCTCGAGCTCGACGATGCCGCGCTCGCCGCGCTGTGCGAGCGCGCGATCCGAAACTACGATCCGTGTATCTCCTGCTCGGCGCACTTCCTCGACGTCGACGTGGTGCGCCGGTGA
- a CDS encoding oxidoreductase translates to MTKTPTLAVWKFTSCDGCQLTLLDCEDELLALAGRVRITHFAEASSAMEPGPYDVSLVEGSITTEEELRRIIRIREQSKILVAIGACATHGGIQALRNFADVAEFTSVVYASPEYIATLSTSTPISAHVPVDFELRGCPIDRRQLLDTLCAFLAGRAPDIPNTSVCTECKRRGTTCVMVAEGIPCLGPVTQAGCGALCPAYHRGCFGCFGPMANPNIHALLPILRVNGMDTDDIDRVFATYAAAAPDFANRSRDESP, encoded by the coding sequence CGCGGTATGGAAGTTCACGTCTTGCGACGGTTGCCAGCTCACCTTGCTCGACTGCGAGGACGAGCTGCTCGCACTCGCGGGCCGGGTCCGCATCACCCACTTCGCGGAAGCTTCCAGCGCTATGGAGCCCGGCCCCTACGATGTCTCCCTGGTCGAGGGCTCGATCACCACCGAAGAAGAGCTGCGCCGGATCATCCGGATCCGCGAGCAATCCAAGATTCTGGTGGCGATCGGGGCATGCGCCACCCACGGTGGTATCCAGGCGCTGCGCAATTTCGCCGACGTCGCCGAGTTCACCTCGGTGGTGTACGCCAGCCCGGAATACATCGCCACCCTGAGCACCTCCACCCCGATTTCGGCGCACGTACCGGTGGACTTCGAGCTGCGTGGCTGCCCGATCGACCGGCGGCAACTGCTCGACACCCTGTGCGCGTTCCTCGCCGGCCGCGCACCCGACATCCCCAACACCAGCGTCTGCACCGAGTGCAAACGCCGCGGCACCACTTGTGTGATGGTCGCCGAGGGAATCCCCTGCCTGGGACCCGTCACACAGGCAGGATGCGGGGCCCTCTGCCCGGCATATCACCGTGGGTGCTTCGGTTGTTTCGGTCCTATGGCGAATCCCAACATCCATGCGCTGCTTCCCATCCTGCGTGTCAACGGCATGGACACCGATGACATCGACCGCGTTTTCGCCACCTATGCCGCCGCCGCGCCGGACTTCGCGAACAGGAGCCGCGATGAGTCACCGTAG